In Nocardia yunnanensis, one DNA window encodes the following:
- a CDS encoding DUF1906 domain-containing protein — MRSVPVTRRDFLSGAGALAAGITAGLALPPAAQAKPSFGTAKQSLGTLLDYAGGVPSARAISDDGHVGVIRYVSDRRPGAEWMAGKPLLAREVDALRAAGLTVVSCYQFGKGPTADWRGGLEAGLKHAARGLMLHKAAGGPDSAPIYASIDDNPGDDEFEQMIDPYLRGWETVLGRDRVGVYANSPTIDNIRDAGLGSYFWQHNWGTPKGYVHPAAHLHQFEIDKREVGGISVDVNNVLAAQYGQWW, encoded by the coding sequence ATGCGTTCTGTCCCCGTCACCCGACGCGACTTCCTCTCCGGCGCAGGCGCTCTCGCCGCCGGGATCACCGCCGGACTCGCACTCCCGCCCGCCGCCCAGGCGAAGCCATCCTTCGGTACCGCGAAGCAATCCCTCGGCACCCTGCTCGATTACGCGGGCGGTGTGCCCTCGGCCCGAGCCATCAGCGATGACGGGCATGTCGGCGTCATTCGCTACGTGTCCGATCGGCGGCCCGGCGCGGAATGGATGGCGGGCAAACCGCTGCTGGCCCGCGAGGTCGACGCGCTGCGCGCCGCGGGACTGACGGTGGTGTCCTGCTACCAGTTCGGCAAAGGGCCGACCGCCGATTGGCGCGGCGGTCTCGAGGCCGGATTGAAGCACGCCGCACGGGGTTTGATGCTGCACAAGGCCGCCGGCGGCCCGGATTCCGCGCCCATCTACGCCTCGATCGACGACAACCCCGGTGATGACGAATTCGAGCAGATGATCGACCCGTACCTGCGCGGCTGGGAAACGGTCCTCGGGCGAGACCGCGTCGGCGTCTACGCCAACTCCCCGACCATCGACAACATTCGCGACGCGGGGCTGGGTTCCTACTTCTGGCAACACAATTGGGGCACGCCCAAGGGTTACGTCCACCCCGCCGCCCATCTGCACCAGTTCGAAATCGACAAGCGCGAGGTCGGCGGCATCTCCGTGGACGTCAACAACGTCCTGGCCGCGCAGTACGGCCAGTGGTGGTAG